A genomic stretch from Setaria viridis chromosome 1, Setaria_viridis_v4.0, whole genome shotgun sequence includes:
- the LOC117863253 gene encoding uncharacterized protein At2g24330 — MASSPAAAAAEEVAPAPAPPEAAEAKGKGKRGGVLGRMWRALFGGREDFEKRLQYLSKEEAAVHARMRRRTQFSRRAVRNLIVLSVLAEVLAVVYAIMMTRDEDLTWQMRAIRVLPMFVLPAVSSLIYSTVVNFTRMLERKDQKTLEKLRAERKAKIDELKERTNYYLTQQLIQKYDLDPAAKAAAASVLASKLGEETGLKVHVGEEPKLDAAVARSNDVEILRSDGLRNRKQPNASGSRTGSPSGAHTPAHGTESSPTASAGLETAPAPMVVEHHQGTGASDGGWIAKIAALLVGEDPSQSYALICGNCHMHNGLARKEDYPHVTYYCPHCHALNTSKQSMGQYSGSNSGQSTPAVPADGMSTSSSVQEGELSNLTTLQELPKEGNAEKQETEAS, encoded by the exons ATGGCCtcttccccggcggcggcggcggcggaggaggtggcgcctgcgccggccccgcccgaggcggcggaggccaaggggaaggggaagcgGGGCGGGGTGCTGGGGCGGATGTGGCGGGCGCTCTTCGGCGGCCGGGAGGACTTCGAGAAGCGCCTGCAGTACCTGTccaaggaggaggccgccgtgcACGCGCGGATGCGCCGCCGGACGCAGTTCTCGCGCCGCGCCGTCCGCAACCTCATCGTCCTCTCCGTCCTCGCCGAG GTGTTGGCTGTTGTATATGCTATCATGATGACAAGAGATGAGGATCTAACATGGCAAATGAGGGCAATTCGGGTGCTGCCAATGTTTGTTCTTCCTGCTGTATCCTCTCTGATATATTCAACAGTTGTAAACTTCACAAGGATGC TTGAGCGGAAAGACCAGAAGACACTTGAAAAGTTGAGGGCTGAGAGGAAAGCCAAGATTGATGAGCTTAAAGAGAGAACGAATTATTATCTTACCCAACAGCTTATTCAG AAATATGATCTTGATCCAGCTGCaaaggcagcagcagcttcaGTTTTGGCATCAAAGCTTGGGGAGGAGACTGGTTTGAAAGTTCATGTTGGAGAAGAACCAAAGTTGGATGCTGCAGTGGCTAGAAGCAACGATGTTGAGATATTACGCTCAGATGGTTTGAGAAACAGGAAGCAACCCAATGCAAGTGGAAGCAGGACCGGGAGCCCCTCAGGTGCTCATACCCCAGCACATGGAACTGAATCCAGTCCAACTGCTAGTGCTGGCCTGGAAACTGCACCAGCTCCAATGGTGGTAGAACACCATCAAGGCACAGGGGCGAGTGATGGTGGATGGATTGCAAAAATTGCTGCCTTGCTTGTGGGGGAGGACCCATCACAGTCGTATGCTTTGATCTGTGGCAACTGCCATATGCATAATG GCTTGGCACGGAAGGAAGATTACCCACACGTAACGTACTACTGCCCACATTGTCATGCTTTGAACACATCAAAGCAATCCATGGGCCAATACTCAGGCTCCAACTCAGGCCAGTCAACTCCAGCTGTTCCTGCTGATGGAATGTCCACTTCCAGTTCAGTACAGGAGGGTGAATTGAGTAACCTGACCACATTGCAGGAGCTGCCAAAGGAAGGGAATGCAGAGAAGCAAGAAACAGAGGCAAGTTAA